A section of the Maylandia zebra isolate NMK-2024a linkage group LG8, Mzebra_GT3a, whole genome shotgun sequence genome encodes:
- the LOC101468917 gene encoding uncharacterized protein LOC101468917 isoform X1, with translation MELQTSPSEQRKYKDAKLILERTPQGSTRVDLGLAYSRWAALKRDRCFQTDAELAAFLLDCYESRVTTSSSMNGKPPSVSQCEDSRGTERQLYSKVQSGVSEIENLRPDEPRDDIFVSPTLVKSEESAQIHTRKSLVFPSEDEQVEQDQKDSVLLHIKEEQEELLTSQDGEQLNGLQEADNATLPFSHVVVKSEDEEEKPPCTQLLHSQTEDNAEAERRQISCSTKIKTETDREDSEGAEPAGNPESNNLLQQNTDAKTFTSGETEVSIGADDEDDDTDDWQEPLSDSGSETEESDSDCKKGRAKAFICSECGKWFQYKWSLQRHVTRHSGKASLGSFTNKKCFPVKQTADLQIKVHTGEKPFGCSLCEQRFRDQYNLKRHMRIHTGEKPFGCGICGKRFNGEGNLKIHKRVHTGEKPFGCGVCGRKFKQKSHFKKHIMVHTEERPFSCDVCGKGFKWRIHMKTHRRIHTDEKLFGCDVCGRRYNCERNLKIHMRGHSDERPFGCDICGRRFNCNRNLKIHKKVHTGERPFACGVCGKRFSQVGARNRHRSVHTEEKPFACDLCGQKFNREGNLERHKRVHTGEKPFGCDICGQKFTREGSLKRHMRNKAINHLHAVKD, from the exons ATGGAGCTGCAAACCTCACCGTCAGAGCAGCGAAAATACAAAGACGCAAAACTAATCCTGGAAAGGACGCCTCAGGGAAGCACCAGGGTAGATCTCGGGCTTGCTTACTCCAGGTGGGCTGCACTGAAGAGGGACAGATGCTTCCAGACTGACGCTGAACTGGCCGCCTTTCTGCTGGACTG ttacGAGAGCAGAGTCACAACATCAAGTTCCATGAATGGAAAACCTCCATCAGTCTCTCAATGTGAGGATTCTAGAGGGACAGAAAG GCAGCTGTATTCAAAAGTACAAAGCGGAGTGTCTGAAATAGAAAATCTTCGCCCTGATGAGCCCAGAGATGACATTTTTGTGTCTCCCACACTGGTCAAATCAGAAGAATCAGCGCAGATACACACCAGGAAAAGTCTGG ttttccCTTCAGAGGACGAGCAGGTCGAGCAGGACCAGAAGGACTCAGTCCTGCTCCACATtaaggaggaacaggaggaactcTTGACCAGTCAGGATGGAGAGCAGCTTAACGGTCTACAGGAGGCTGATAACGCCACACTTCCATTCTCTCATGTTGTTGTGAAGagtgaagatgaagaagagaaaCCTCCGTGCACACAGCTTCTTCATAGCCAAACCGAAGACAACGCAGAGGCAGAGAGGCGTCAAATCAGCTGCtcaacaaaaatcaaaacagaaactGACAGAGAGGACAGTGAAGGAGCAGAGCCAGCTGGGAACCCGGAGTCAAATAACCTGTTACAGCAAAACACCGATGCAAAGACTTTTACCTCTGGTGAAACTGAAGTCAGTATTGGTgctgatgatgaggatgatgacacAGATGATTGGCAGGAGCCTTTGTCGGATTCTGGATCTGAAACTGAAGAAAGTGACAGTGACTGTAAGAAGGGCAGGGCCAAAGCCTTCATCTGCTCTGAGTGTGGTAAATGGTTTCAGTACAAGTGGTCTCTTCAGAGACACGTGACACGCCATTCAGGAAAAGCCTCTTTGGGCAGCTTCACCAATAAGAAATGTTTTCCAGTGAAGCAAACTGCAGATTTACAGATcaaagtccacacaggagagaaaccatttGGCTGCAGTCTTTGTGAACAAAGGTTTAGAGATCAGTATAATCTTAAAAGGCACATGAgaatccacacaggagagaaaccgtTTGGCTGTGGCATTTGTGGTAAAAGATTTAATGGCGAGGGAAATCTGAAAATACACAAAAGAGTTCACACAGGAGAAAAACCATTTGGATGTGGTGTTTGTGGTAGAAAATTTAAGCAGAAGTCACATTTTAAGAAACACATCATGGTTCACACTGAAGAAAGACCTTTTAGTTGTGATGTGTGTGGGAAAGGATTTAAATGGAGGATCCACATGAAGACTCACAGGAGAATCCACACAGATGAGAAACTGTTTGGTTGTGACGTTTGTGGTCGAAGATATAACTGTGAAAGAAATCTTAAGATACACATGAGAGGCCACTCAGACGAAAGACCGTTCGGTTGTGACATTTGTGGTAGGAGGTTTAACTGCAACAGAAATCTTAAGATACACAAGAAGGTCCACACGGGGGAGAGACCATTCGCCTGCGGTGTTTGTGGTAAGAGGTTTTCACAGGTAGGGGCTCGGAACAGGCACAGGAGCGTCCACACTGAAGAGAAACCATTTGCTTGTGATTTGTGTGGACAGAAATTTAACCGAGAGGGTAATCTTGAAAGGCACAAGAGGGTTCATACGGGAGAGAAACCATTTGGCTGTGACATTTGTGGACAAAAATTTACCCGCGAGGGAAGCCTAAAGAGACATATGAGGAACAAGGCAATAAACCATTTGCATGCAGTGAAAGATTAA
- the LOC101468917 gene encoding uncharacterized protein LOC101468917 isoform X2 has translation MNGKPPSVSQCEDSRGTERQLYSKVQSGVSEIENLRPDEPRDDIFVSPTLVKSEESAQIHTRKSLVFPSEDEQVEQDQKDSVLLHIKEEQEELLTSQDGEQLNGLQEADNATLPFSHVVVKSEDEEEKPPCTQLLHSQTEDNAEAERRQISCSTKIKTETDREDSEGAEPAGNPESNNLLQQNTDAKTFTSGETEVSIGADDEDDDTDDWQEPLSDSGSETEESDSDCKKGRAKAFICSECGKWFQYKWSLQRHVTRHSGKASLGSFTNKKCFPVKQTADLQIKVHTGEKPFGCSLCEQRFRDQYNLKRHMRIHTGEKPFGCGICGKRFNGEGNLKIHKRVHTGEKPFGCGVCGRKFKQKSHFKKHIMVHTEERPFSCDVCGKGFKWRIHMKTHRRIHTDEKLFGCDVCGRRYNCERNLKIHMRGHSDERPFGCDICGRRFNCNRNLKIHKKVHTGERPFACGVCGKRFSQVGARNRHRSVHTEEKPFACDLCGQKFNREGNLERHKRVHTGEKPFGCDICGQKFTREGSLKRHMRNKAINHLHAVKD, from the exons ATGAATGGAAAACCTCCATCAGTCTCTCAATGTGAGGATTCTAGAGGGACAGAAAG GCAGCTGTATTCAAAAGTACAAAGCGGAGTGTCTGAAATAGAAAATCTTCGCCCTGATGAGCCCAGAGATGACATTTTTGTGTCTCCCACACTGGTCAAATCAGAAGAATCAGCGCAGATACACACCAGGAAAAGTCTGG ttttccCTTCAGAGGACGAGCAGGTCGAGCAGGACCAGAAGGACTCAGTCCTGCTCCACATtaaggaggaacaggaggaactcTTGACCAGTCAGGATGGAGAGCAGCTTAACGGTCTACAGGAGGCTGATAACGCCACACTTCCATTCTCTCATGTTGTTGTGAAGagtgaagatgaagaagagaaaCCTCCGTGCACACAGCTTCTTCATAGCCAAACCGAAGACAACGCAGAGGCAGAGAGGCGTCAAATCAGCTGCtcaacaaaaatcaaaacagaaactGACAGAGAGGACAGTGAAGGAGCAGAGCCAGCTGGGAACCCGGAGTCAAATAACCTGTTACAGCAAAACACCGATGCAAAGACTTTTACCTCTGGTGAAACTGAAGTCAGTATTGGTgctgatgatgaggatgatgacacAGATGATTGGCAGGAGCCTTTGTCGGATTCTGGATCTGAAACTGAAGAAAGTGACAGTGACTGTAAGAAGGGCAGGGCCAAAGCCTTCATCTGCTCTGAGTGTGGTAAATGGTTTCAGTACAAGTGGTCTCTTCAGAGACACGTGACACGCCATTCAGGAAAAGCCTCTTTGGGCAGCTTCACCAATAAGAAATGTTTTCCAGTGAAGCAAACTGCAGATTTACAGATcaaagtccacacaggagagaaaccatttGGCTGCAGTCTTTGTGAACAAAGGTTTAGAGATCAGTATAATCTTAAAAGGCACATGAgaatccacacaggagagaaaccgtTTGGCTGTGGCATTTGTGGTAAAAGATTTAATGGCGAGGGAAATCTGAAAATACACAAAAGAGTTCACACAGGAGAAAAACCATTTGGATGTGGTGTTTGTGGTAGAAAATTTAAGCAGAAGTCACATTTTAAGAAACACATCATGGTTCACACTGAAGAAAGACCTTTTAGTTGTGATGTGTGTGGGAAAGGATTTAAATGGAGGATCCACATGAAGACTCACAGGAGAATCCACACAGATGAGAAACTGTTTGGTTGTGACGTTTGTGGTCGAAGATATAACTGTGAAAGAAATCTTAAGATACACATGAGAGGCCACTCAGACGAAAGACCGTTCGGTTGTGACATTTGTGGTAGGAGGTTTAACTGCAACAGAAATCTTAAGATACACAAGAAGGTCCACACGGGGGAGAGACCATTCGCCTGCGGTGTTTGTGGTAAGAGGTTTTCACAGGTAGGGGCTCGGAACAGGCACAGGAGCGTCCACACTGAAGAGAAACCATTTGCTTGTGATTTGTGTGGACAGAAATTTAACCGAGAGGGTAATCTTGAAAGGCACAAGAGGGTTCATACGGGAGAGAAACCATTTGGCTGTGACATTTGTGGACAAAAATTTACCCGCGAGGGAAGCCTAAAGAGACATATGAGGAACAAGGCAATAAACCATTTGCATGCAGTGAAAGATTAA